A single window of [Clostridium] hylemonae DSM 15053 DNA harbors:
- the eda gene encoding bifunctional 4-hydroxy-2-oxoglutarate aldolase/2-dehydro-3-deoxy-phosphogluconate aldolase produces the protein MNIMEQIRHHRLVPVIKLDEASDAAPLAEALCEGGLPVAEITFRTEAAKDAIRLMTRQNPQMLVGAGSLTNAGQAEQAVDAGASFLVSAGFSRQVTEFALDNNIPVFPGICTPTELMLLVEYGLPVAKFFPAEQYGGLKTIKALSAPFPNMSFMPTGGIGPENITDYLAFSKIIACGGSWMVKDSMIRGHEFDKIRALTKEAVGLVQKEA, from the coding sequence ATGAACATTATGGAACAGATCCGACATCACAGGCTTGTGCCTGTGATCAAATTAGATGAGGCTTCCGATGCCGCGCCTCTCGCGGAAGCGCTCTGTGAAGGAGGACTTCCGGTGGCAGAGATCACTTTCCGGACGGAAGCCGCAAAGGATGCCATCAGACTTATGACCAGACAAAACCCGCAGATGCTTGTAGGCGCAGGCAGCCTTACAAATGCCGGGCAGGCAGAGCAGGCGGTGGATGCGGGCGCCTCTTTTCTCGTCTCTGCCGGCTTTTCACGGCAGGTGACAGAATTTGCGCTGGATAACAATATCCCTGTGTTCCCGGGTATCTGCACCCCTACAGAACTTATGCTTCTTGTGGAATACGGCCTGCCTGTCGCAAAGTTCTTCCCTGCCGAACAGTACGGAGGACTCAAAACCATCAAGGCCTTGTCCGCTCCTTTCCCGAACATGAGCTTCATGCCCACCGGAGGCATCGGTCCTGAGAACATCACAGACTATCTGGCCTTCTCAAAAATCATAGCCTGCGGAGGCAGCTGGATGGTAAAGGATTCCATGATCCGCGGCCATGAATTTGACAAGATCAGGGCTTTGACAAAAGAGGCGGTCGGCCTTGTACAGAAGGAGGCATAA
- a CDS encoding phosphotriesterase family protein, with translation MTYIQTVTGRMPPESLCFCHCHEHLMITKGRSYLINKALCIDNYEKTLTELVQFRTGGGTTIVDAQPGGCGRDADALYRLGQESGVQIIASAGFHKMIFYPRGHWIFDIRREALAELFLRELTEGMYTDCDETWPRRTCGAKAGIIKCAYDACGLVLQYGKLFDAAVDAAIRTGAPLMVHIERGAAPLKLMSYLDRRQMPLNRVIFCHMDRAEDDLAVHKEVCRHGIYLEYDTIGRFKYHSDEREAEIFAEMFAAGYEDHILFSLDTTRERLKSYTPEGIGLTYILDTFVPLLKSKGITEAQLKKISCTNCRKILTFDKAN, from the coding sequence ATGACGTATATCCAGACCGTCACAGGACGGATGCCGCCGGAATCTCTTTGTTTCTGCCACTGCCATGAACATCTGATGATAACAAAAGGCCGGTCTTATCTTATCAACAAAGCCCTCTGTATCGACAACTATGAGAAGACACTTACAGAGCTCGTACAGTTCCGCACGGGCGGCGGAACCACTATCGTGGACGCGCAGCCCGGCGGATGCGGCCGGGACGCAGACGCCCTGTACCGGCTTGGACAGGAATCGGGCGTACAGATCATCGCATCCGCGGGATTTCACAAGATGATCTTCTATCCGCGGGGCCACTGGATCTTTGACATCCGCAGAGAGGCGCTGGCAGAACTCTTTCTGCGCGAGCTTACGGAAGGAATGTACACAGACTGCGATGAAACATGGCCGAGACGCACATGCGGCGCGAAAGCCGGGATCATCAAGTGCGCATATGACGCGTGCGGATTGGTTTTGCAGTACGGGAAATTATTTGACGCTGCCGTTGACGCTGCCATCCGCACAGGAGCCCCTCTAATGGTGCATATAGAACGAGGGGCCGCACCGCTTAAGCTTATGTCATACCTGGACAGAAGACAGATGCCCCTTAACCGCGTCATCTTCTGCCACATGGACCGCGCGGAGGATGATCTTGCCGTCCACAAAGAAGTATGCCGGCACGGCATATATCTCGAGTATGACACGATAGGACGTTTTAAATATCACAGCGACGAGAGGGAAGCCGAGATATTTGCCGAGATGTTTGCGGCCGGATATGAGGACCATATCCTCTTCTCTCTTGACACGACAAGAGAGCGGCTGAAAAGTTACACGCCCGAAGGGATCGGACTCACCTACATACTGGACACTTTTGTCCCCCTTCTGAAAAGCAAGGGAATAACAGAAGCACAGCTGAAAAAAATATCCTGCACAAACTGCCGGAAAATTCTAACGTTTGACAAAGCCAACTGA
- a CDS encoding shikimate dehydrogenase family protein has protein sequence MNNYTKADTPTFYFIGVTTSKSSIMNVFPKWAGELKLDAIIKGFDFIPHSPAKDYREAVDFIKHDPNSLGALVTTHKIDLYNACKDQFDYLDPYAQKLGEISSISKKDGKLCGHAKDPISSGLALEHFVPENYWADHDGDVLLMGAGGSSLAMSLYFSQSRPGGNVPKHIIIANRSVPRLETAKQILSDLNPDIHFDFVHNPTPADNDRTLAALKPHSLIVNATGLGKDGPGSPLTNACCFPPDSLVWEINYRGDLLFKEQAERQAAQKRLHVEDGWIYFIHGWTQVISEVFHIPIDTELIDRLSMIARQ, from the coding sequence ATGAATAATTACACCAAAGCCGATACTCCTACTTTCTATTTTATAGGAGTCACAACCTCAAAATCTTCTATCATGAACGTTTTTCCGAAATGGGCCGGCGAACTGAAACTTGATGCCATTATCAAAGGATTTGACTTCATTCCCCACTCTCCCGCAAAAGATTACCGGGAGGCAGTCGACTTTATTAAACACGATCCCAACTCACTCGGCGCACTTGTGACCACACATAAGATAGACCTTTATAATGCCTGCAAAGACCAGTTCGACTATCTGGACCCCTATGCGCAAAAGCTCGGAGAGATCTCCTCCATCAGCAAAAAAGACGGAAAACTGTGCGGACACGCAAAAGACCCTATTTCAAGCGGACTTGCCCTGGAGCATTTTGTACCTGAAAACTACTGGGCAGATCATGACGGCGATGTACTGCTGATGGGCGCCGGCGGCTCCTCGCTTGCCATGTCACTTTATTTCAGCCAGAGCAGACCTGGAGGCAATGTGCCAAAACATATCATCATCGCTAACAGAAGCGTTCCCCGCCTTGAGACGGCAAAACAAATATTAAGTGACTTAAATCCAGATATTCATTTTGACTTTGTACATAATCCGACGCCGGCAGACAATGACCGGACGCTGGCCGCGCTGAAACCACATTCCCTGATCGTCAACGCCACCGGTCTTGGAAAGGACGGTCCCGGCTCCCCGCTCACCAACGCCTGCTGTTTCCCGCCAGACAGTCTCGTCTGGGAGATAAATTACCGCGGTGACCTGCTCTTTAAGGAACAGGCAGAACGGCAGGCCGCACAAAAACGGCTGCACGTGGAAGACGGGTGGATATATTTTATCCACGGATGGACGCAGGTTATCTCAGAAGTTTTCCACATACCGATCGACACAGAACTCATTGACAGATTGAGTATGATCGCCCGCCAATGA
- a CDS encoding MATE family efflux transporter, producing MERDMTVGKPARIILNFTIPIFIGNIFQQLYSMVDTVIVGKFVGNEALAAVGACGTLMFLILGFLLGLTAGFTVITAQHYGAGNMRAVRQSVASAAVLAAVVSVLLTVVSMVMMRHVLNWMNTPSDMYGEAYGYIMVICGGITAQVLYNLLAGILRAVGDSKRPLYFLILAVILNIVLDLVFIIVFRMGAAGAAYATVISQGVSGLLCLAYIVKRMPELHPHREDWKVNKSLAKWQLKIGIPMALQFSITAVGTIIVQSALNMLGSVAVAGFAAANKIEQIVTQAYVAIGTTMATYCAQNTGARKIERVRAGFRSATWIGIAYAVVTGIIVIAAGKYMTVLFVSDNVGQITEYVDIYLKCVGISFVPLVFVNVYRNGLQGMGFGVLPMLAGVAELVGRSAAAVTASRFGSYAGICLASPAAWLLAGLLLIAMYFFIMKRKI from the coding sequence ATGGAAAGAGATATGACAGTCGGAAAGCCCGCCAGGATCATACTGAACTTTACGATACCTATATTTATCGGGAATATTTTTCAACAGCTGTACAGTATGGTAGATACTGTCATCGTCGGAAAGTTTGTCGGAAATGAGGCGCTGGCGGCTGTGGGAGCGTGCGGGACGCTCATGTTCCTCATATTAGGGTTTCTTCTCGGACTGACCGCAGGATTTACGGTGATCACGGCACAGCACTATGGGGCGGGAAATATGCGTGCGGTCCGCCAGTCCGTGGCATCTGCCGCGGTTTTGGCCGCGGTTGTGTCTGTGCTGCTTACGGTCGTAAGCATGGTCATGATGAGACATGTCCTGAACTGGATGAACACGCCTTCTGATATGTATGGGGAGGCGTATGGATATATTATGGTCATATGCGGCGGGATCACAGCGCAGGTGCTCTACAATCTTCTGGCCGGTATCCTGAGGGCGGTGGGAGACAGTAAAAGACCGCTCTATTTCCTCATACTGGCCGTGATCTTAAATATTGTCCTTGACCTTGTGTTCATCATCGTATTCAGGATGGGGGCGGCAGGGGCGGCTTACGCCACTGTGATCTCCCAGGGAGTATCGGGTCTGCTCTGCCTTGCCTATATTGTGAAGCGGATGCCGGAGTTGCATCCGCACAGGGAAGACTGGAAGGTGAATAAAAGTCTTGCCAAGTGGCAGCTGAAGATCGGCATTCCCATGGCGCTTCAATTTTCGATCACAGCGGTGGGGACGATCATCGTACAGTCTGCACTCAATATGCTCGGTTCGGTAGCCGTGGCCGGATTTGCGGCTGCCAACAAGATCGAACAGATCGTCACTCAGGCATATGTGGCGATAGGGACGACGATGGCCACCTACTGTGCGCAGAATACAGGGGCAAGAAAGATTGAGCGCGTGAGGGCAGGATTTCGCTCCGCAACGTGGATCGGCATTGCCTATGCTGTTGTGACAGGCATTATCGTCATAGCTGCGGGTAAATATATGACCGTGCTGTTTGTGTCGGACAATGTAGGGCAGATCACAGAGTATGTGGACATCTACCTGAAGTGTGTCGGTATCTCGTTTGTGCCGCTTGTATTTGTGAATGTGTACCGAAACGGACTTCAGGGGATGGGATTCGGCGTACTCCCAATGCTGGCCGGGGTAGCGGAGCTGGTCGGAAGAAGTGCCGCGGCGGTAACGGCGTCCCGTTTCGGCAGCTATGCGGGAATATGTCTTGCCAGCCCTGCGGCGTGGCTTCTGGCGGGGCTTCTTCTCATTGCCATGTATTTCTTTATAATGAAACGTAAGATATAG
- the pyrH gene encoding UMP kinase, whose product MKRVLLKLSGEALAGDKKTGFDEATCMGVARQVKQLVDDGIQVAVVTGGGNFWRGRTSETIDRVKADQIGMLATVMNCIYVSDIFRYAGMKTEVFTPFVCGAFTALFSKDAALAALEEGKVIFFAGGTGHPYFSTDTGAVLRAIEIEADAMLLAKAIDGIYDSDPKVNPSAKKYDEISIQEIIDKKLMAVDLTASIMCLENKMPMLVFGLNEENSIVETMTGTFSGTKVTV is encoded by the coding sequence ATGAAGAGAGTATTGTTAAAACTCAGCGGAGAAGCCCTTGCGGGAGATAAAAAGACCGGATTCGACGAGGCGACATGCATGGGTGTGGCGCGTCAGGTGAAGCAGCTTGTCGATGACGGCATCCAGGTCGCTGTTGTGACCGGAGGCGGCAACTTCTGGCGCGGGAGGACAAGCGAGACGATAGACCGTGTGAAGGCGGACCAGATCGGGATGCTGGCTACGGTGATGAACTGTATCTATGTGTCGGATATCTTCCGTTACGCGGGCATGAAGACAGAGGTGTTTACCCCGTTTGTGTGCGGTGCGTTCACTGCATTATTTTCAAAAGATGCGGCGCTTGCGGCGCTTGAAGAAGGAAAGGTCATTTTCTTTGCAGGCGGTACCGGCCATCCTTATTTTTCTACCGATACCGGCGCTGTGCTCAGGGCGATCGAGATAGAGGCGGATGCCATGCTTCTCGCGAAGGCGATCGACGGCATCTATGACAGTGATCCGAAAGTGAATCCGTCCGCGAAAAAATATGACGAGATATCGATACAGGAGATCATTGACAAAAAACTGATGGCGGTGGACCTTACGGCGTCCATTATGTGTCTGGAGAACAAGATGCCGATGCTTGTGTTCGGCCTGAACGAAGAGAACAGCATTGTGGAGACGATGACAGGCACATTTTCAGGTACAAAAGTGACAGTTTAA
- the frr gene encoding ribosome recycling factor, whose amino-acid sequence MDEKLKVYDDKMNKTIASLEGELAAIRAGRANPNVLNKIMVNYYGTPTPIQQVANVSVPEARMIHIQPWEKSMVKEIEKAIMTSDLGINPTNDGSAIRLAFPELTEERRKELAKDVKKKGENAKVAIRNIRRDGNDTLKKLKGSEVSEDEIKDLEDELQKLTDKFIKEVDKAVEAKSKEVMTV is encoded by the coding sequence ATGGATGAGAAATTGAAAGTATATGATGATAAGATGAACAAGACGATCGCCAGCCTTGAAGGAGAGCTTGCTGCGATCCGCGCAGGCCGTGCAAACCCGAACGTGCTCAATAAGATCATGGTGAATTACTACGGGACACCGACACCGATACAGCAGGTGGCAAATGTGTCTGTGCCGGAAGCACGTATGATCCATATCCAGCCGTGGGAGAAAAGCATGGTGAAGGAGATCGAAAAGGCGATCATGACTTCGGATCTCGGCATCAATCCTACAAATGACGGTTCTGCCATCCGTCTTGCCTTCCCGGAACTTACAGAGGAGCGCAGAAAGGAACTTGCCAAGGACGTGAAGAAAAAGGGAGAGAATGCCAAGGTAGCCATCCGCAATATAAGACGTGACGGAAATGATACGCTGAAGAAGCTGAAAGGTTCCGAGGTATCGGAAGATGAGATCAAGGATCTGGAAGATGAACTTCAGAAGCTTACCGATAAGTTTATTAAAGAAGTGGACAAAGCAGTAGAAGCAAAGTCAAAAGAAGTAATGACTGTTTAA
- a CDS encoding isoprenyl transferase, whose translation MREEKSFMNVPQHVAIILDGNGRWAKSKGMPRNYGHAQGSKNVERICEEAYRMGIKYLTVYAFSTENWNRPQDEVDALMKLLRNYMKTCLKTAAKNDMKIRVIGDLSRLDDDIRGRIAELVEATKNNKGLNFQIAINYGSRDEMVRAVRRLAEDCASGRIKADDIDETLFEHYLDTHDIPDPDLLIRTSGEQRLSNYLLWQMAYTEFYFTEILWPDFTKEELVKAVAQYNARDRRYGGVKEEQDV comes from the coding sequence ATGCGAGAGGAGAAATCGTTCATGAATGTACCACAGCATGTTGCCATCATTCTGGATGGAAACGGACGTTGGGCAAAGTCAAAAGGCATGCCGCGCAATTACGGGCATGCACAGGGGAGTAAAAATGTGGAGCGGATATGTGAGGAAGCTTACCGTATGGGCATCAAGTACCTGACGGTGTATGCGTTTTCCACAGAGAACTGGAACCGTCCGCAGGATGAAGTAGATGCGCTTATGAAGCTGCTTCGGAATTATATGAAGACATGTCTGAAGACAGCCGCAAAGAATGATATGAAGATAAGGGTGATCGGAGACCTGAGCCGCCTGGACGACGATATCCGGGGGCGTATAGCAGAACTGGTCGAGGCGACGAAGAACAACAAAGGGCTTAATTTCCAGATCGCCATCAATTACGGCAGCCGGGATGAGATGGTGAGAGCCGTGAGGAGGCTGGCAGAGGACTGTGCCTCCGGCAGGATTAAAGCGGATGATATTGATGAGACGCTGTTTGAGCATTATCTCGACACACATGACATTCCAGATCCGGATCTGCTGATCCGCACGAGCGGAGAACAGAGACTTTCCAATTATCTGCTCTGGCAGATGGCATATACGGAGTTCTATTTTACGGAAATACTCTGGCCGGACTTTACAAAAGAGGAATTGGTAAAAGCTGTCGCGCAATATAATGCTAGAGACAGACGTTACGGAGGAGTGAAGGAGGAACAGGATGTTTAA
- a CDS encoding phosphatidate cytidylyltransferase: MFKTRLVSGIILVIVLIALVGHGGYVLLGFLAAVSLIGMYELYKVVNVQNKILGFAGYLVSAAYYGLILSGNLKLNTMLSILFLVLLMAVYVFSFPSYRAEQVMTVFFGFFYVAVMLSYIYQTRMLEDGGVLVCLIFLSSWGCDTCAYCVGMLFGKHKMAPKLSPKKSVEGGIGGIAGAALLGALLALGVNAWAGMSVSPLYYAVICGVGGAISQVGDLAASAVKRNHDIKDYGKLIPGHGGILDRFDSVIFTAPIIYYLATYLA, encoded by the coding sequence ATGTTTAAGACAAGACTGGTGAGCGGAATCATACTGGTCATTGTACTGATTGCGTTAGTGGGCCATGGCGGATATGTATTACTGGGCTTTCTGGCAGCTGTCAGTCTGATCGGTATGTATGAATTATATAAAGTAGTGAACGTACAGAATAAAATTCTTGGATTTGCGGGATATCTTGTCTCGGCTGCCTATTATGGGCTTATCTTGTCAGGAAATCTCAAGTTGAATACGATGCTTTCCATTTTATTCCTCGTACTCCTTATGGCAGTATATGTATTTTCTTTCCCTTCCTACAGGGCAGAGCAGGTCATGACCGTGTTTTTCGGATTTTTCTATGTGGCTGTCATGCTGTCTTATATCTATCAGACCAGGATGCTTGAGGACGGAGGCGTGCTTGTGTGTCTTATCTTCCTCAGTTCTTGGGGGTGTGATACGTGTGCGTACTGTGTCGGCATGCTTTTTGGAAAACACAAGATGGCGCCGAAGCTGAGCCCGAAGAAGTCTGTGGAGGGCGGAATCGGTGGGATCGCGGGGGCGGCGCTGCTTGGGGCGCTGCTGGCGCTCGGCGTGAATGCCTGGGCGGGAATGTCGGTAAGTCCCCTTTATTACGCCGTCATATGCGGCGTGGGCGGAGCGATATCCCAGGTCGGCGACCTTGCGGCTTCTGCTGTGAAGAGAAATCATGACATCAAAGACTACGGGAAACTCATACCCGGCCATGGGGGAATACTGGACCGGTTTGACAGCGTGATATTCACGGCGCCGATCATTTACTATCTTGCAACATATCTTGCATAA
- a CDS encoding 1-deoxy-D-xylulose-5-phosphate reductoisomerase: MKKIAILGSTGSIGTQTLEVVRENKDIEVLGLAAGSNVELLEKQAREFHPRLIAVWTEEKAKELRARVRDTDMKVVSGMEGLIEVSTMSDVEILVTAIVGMIGIRPTVEAVRAGKNIALANKETLVTAGHIIMPLAEENHVSVLPVDSEHSAIFQSLRGNEAKAVNRILLTASGGPFRGKREEDLLNVRVEDALRHPNWSMGQKITIDSSTMVNKGLEVIEAKWLFGVDVDQVQVVVQPQSIIHSMVEYVDGAVMAQLGTPDMKLPIQYALYYPKRRYLPGERLDFWSLGRLDFEKPDMDTFYGLKLAYDAGRAGGTLPTVFNAANELAVKQFLNREIKYLEIIEIIEDCMKAHKNIKEPTLEQIFDTERATYERIESRR; this comes from the coding sequence ATGAAGAAAATTGCCATATTAGGTTCTACCGGTTCGATTGGTACACAGACTCTGGAAGTCGTAAGAGAAAATAAAGATATAGAAGTTCTCGGCCTGGCGGCAGGCAGTAATGTGGAGCTTCTGGAAAAGCAGGCGAGAGAGTTCCATCCGCGGCTGATCGCTGTCTGGACAGAGGAAAAAGCAAAGGAACTGCGCGCAAGAGTCCGGGATACGGATATGAAGGTCGTGTCCGGAATGGAGGGACTGATCGAAGTATCAACCATGAGCGATGTGGAGATACTAGTGACAGCCATTGTCGGCATGATCGGTATACGGCCGACGGTGGAAGCGGTCAGAGCCGGTAAAAATATTGCGCTTGCGAACAAAGAGACGCTTGTGACGGCAGGCCATATTATTATGCCGCTGGCAGAGGAGAATCATGTATCGGTCCTTCCGGTAGACAGCGAACACAGCGCCATTTTCCAGTCGCTCAGAGGGAACGAGGCAAAAGCGGTAAACAGGATACTGCTGACAGCGTCCGGCGGGCCGTTCCGGGGAAAAAGAGAAGAAGATCTGCTCAACGTACGGGTGGAAGACGCATTGAGGCATCCGAACTGGAGTATGGGGCAGAAGATCACGATAGATTCCTCCACCATGGTCAACAAAGGTCTGGAAGTCATAGAAGCAAAATGGCTGTTTGGCGTGGATGTGGATCAGGTGCAGGTCGTCGTCCAGCCGCAGAGCATTATCCATTCCATGGTAGAATACGTGGACGGAGCGGTCATGGCGCAGCTTGGCACTCCGGATATGAAGCTTCCGATCCAGTACGCGCTGTACTACCCTAAGAGACGGTATCTGCCGGGAGAGCGGCTCGATTTCTGGAGCCTTGGCAGGCTGGATTTTGAAAAGCCGGATATGGATACATTTTACGGGCTTAAGCTTGCCTATGACGCGGGGCGGGCGGGAGGAACACTCCCGACTGTCTTCAACGCGGCGAACGAGCTGGCTGTTAAGCAGTTTTTGAACCGGGAGATCAAGTATCTGGAAATAATAGAGATCATAGAAGATTGTATGAAAGCGCATAAGAATATAAAAGAGCCGACTCTGGAGCAGATATTTGACACGGAGAGAGCGACTTATGAGCGGATTGAAAGCAGGAGGTAA
- the rseP gene encoding RIP metalloprotease RseP, with amino-acid sequence MGIIFAIIIFSFIVFFHELGHFSLAKKNGIDVEEFSIGMGPTLFSKEYRGTRYCIKLLPLGGSCMMGEDEEATDSPGNFNNKPVWARISVIAAGPVFNFILAFVFAVILIVMVGYDKPVVQSVDSGFPAQEAGIEPGDTIVKMGGKKINIFREINFYNQFHQGEKVEVTYLHDGKKETATLTPKLDKESDYYRIGIGGGSNTKANIGTALQYGAYEVKFWICTTMESLKMLVTGQIGVDQLSGPVGIVDAVDSTYQQSKSYGFLIVLAQLMNISILLSANLGVMNLLPLPALDGGRLVFLFIEMIRGKRVPPEKEGYVHLVGIMLLMALMVFVMYNDIRRVFF; translated from the coding sequence TTGGGTATCATATTTGCAATTATCATTTTCAGCTTCATTGTATTTTTCCACGAGCTCGGACATTTTTCACTGGCTAAGAAGAATGGCATCGATGTGGAGGAATTTTCCATCGGGATGGGGCCTACACTATTTTCTAAAGAGTATAGAGGAACGAGATACTGTATAAAGCTGCTTCCGCTGGGCGGTTCTTGTATGATGGGAGAAGATGAAGAGGCGACGGATTCACCTGGTAATTTTAACAATAAGCCCGTATGGGCGAGAATTTCTGTCATTGCGGCAGGGCCTGTATTTAACTTTATACTGGCATTTGTGTTTGCGGTGATCCTGATCGTGATGGTAGGTTATGATAAACCCGTAGTCCAGAGTGTGGACAGTGGATTCCCGGCCCAGGAGGCCGGAATTGAGCCGGGCGATACGATCGTGAAAATGGGCGGAAAGAAGATCAACATTTTCCGTGAGATCAATTTTTATAATCAGTTTCATCAGGGAGAAAAAGTAGAAGTCACGTATCTCCATGACGGAAAAAAAGAGACAGCCACACTGACGCCGAAGCTTGACAAGGAGAGTGACTATTACCGTATCGGGATCGGCGGAGGCTCAAATACAAAGGCAAATATCGGAACTGCGCTGCAGTACGGAGCGTACGAGGTGAAGTTCTGGATATGTACGACAATGGAAAGCTTAAAAATGCTTGTGACAGGCCAGATAGGCGTTGACCAGCTGTCAGGTCCCGTCGGGATCGTGGATGCGGTGGACAGCACATACCAGCAGAGCAAATCGTATGGTTTTCTCATCGTGCTGGCACAGCTGATGAATATATCGATCCTGCTGTCTGCAAACCTGGGAGTTATGAACCTTCTTCCGCTGCCGGCGCTTGACGGGGGACGTCTTGTCTTCCTCTTTATAGAAATGATCAGAGGAAAACGGGTTCCTCCGGAGAAAGAAGGCTATGTGCATCTGGTAGGTATTATGCTGCTCATGGCGCTGATGGTCTTTGTCATGTACAATGATATACGGCGGGTGTTTTTTTAA
- a CDS encoding response regulator transcription factor: MDKKGIVLLVEDNEAILRTNRRILEAEGFTVLCAGTLCEAGQRLSEETPDVLVLDIMLPDGSGIEFCREIQELTAAPVLFLTALDEDHEIVEGLTAGGSDYITKPYNMDQFVARVKAQLQLARRNQRAIEQVKTLKRGPLTLEVLAGRAYLNGADLLLSAKEFALLRYLVQNEEYTIPKEVLYEAVWNLPAVDDARVVKSHLSRVRARLQGSGYTIRAVRGKGYQFGPDK; encoded by the coding sequence ATGGATAAAAAAGGCATTGTTCTTCTTGTGGAGGACAACGAGGCGATATTACGCACGAACCGGCGTATCCTGGAAGCGGAAGGCTTCACAGTTCTTTGCGCCGGAACGCTCTGCGAGGCGGGGCAGAGGCTGTCCGAAGAGACGCCTGACGTGCTCGTGCTGGACATCATGCTGCCTGACGGCAGCGGCATAGAGTTTTGCAGGGAGATCCAGGAGCTGACTGCCGCTCCGGTACTGTTTCTGACAGCGCTGGATGAGGATCACGAAATTGTAGAAGGATTGACGGCAGGCGGCAGTGACTACATTACGAAACCGTATAACATGGACCAGTTTGTGGCCCGTGTCAAAGCCCAGCTTCAGCTTGCCCGCCGGAACCAGAGGGCCATTGAGCAGGTAAAAACACTGAAACGGGGGCCGCTCACGCTGGAGGTGCTGGCAGGGCGGGCTTATTTGAACGGTGCGGACCTGCTGCTCAGCGCCAAGGAATTTGCGCTGCTGCGGTATCTGGTACAAAATGAGGAATATACCATTCCCAAAGAGGTCCTGTATGAAGCAGTGTGGAATCTGCCCGCTGTGGACGATGCCCGCGTGGTAAAGAGCCATCTGTCCCGTGTGCGCGCGCGGCTGCAGGGGAGCGGCTACACCATCAGGGCAGTGCGTGGGAAAGGGTATCAGTTTGGACCGGACAAGTAA